The DNA region TTCGCCGAGGCTGTCCCAGCGGAGGAAGTTTTCCTCGGTGAATTGCTGGACGTGTTTCGGGGCGGAGCCGCCGGCGCCGGTTTCGAAGAGGCCGCCGCCGTTCATGAGGGGAACGATGGAGAGCATCTTGGCGCTGGTGCCGACTTCGAGGATCGGGAAGAGGTCGGTGAGGTAATCGCGGAGGACGTTGCCGGTGACGCTGATGGTGTCCTGGCCTTTGACGATGCGTTCGAGGGTCTTTTGGCAGGCGGCGGCCGGCGGGAGGATCGAGATGTCGAGGCCGGTGGTATCGTGTTGGGCGAGATATTTTTCGACCTTGGCGATGATCTGGGCGTCGTGGGCGCGGGCTTTATCGAGCCAGAAGATGGCGGGCGTATTGGAAAGGCGGGCACGGTTGACGGCGAGTTTGACCCAGTCCTGGACGGGAGCGTCTTTCGTCTGGCAGGCGCGCCAGATGTCGCCCTCATCGACGGCGTGTTCGAGGAGGAGTTTGCCGGAGGAGTCGGTGACGCGGATGGTGCCTTTGGCGGGGGCGACGAAGGTTTTGTTGTGGGAGCCGTATTCCTCGGCGGCCTGGGCCATGAGGCCGACGTTGGGGACAGAGCCCATCGTCTTCGGGTCGAGCGCGCCGTTCTTTTTGCAGAACTCGATGGTGGTGTCGTAGACGCCGGCGTAGCAGCTGTCGGGGATGACGCAGAGAGTGTCTTGTTGTTTGCCGGCTTTATTCCACATCTGGCCGGAGGTGCGGATCATGGCGGGCATGGAGGCGTCGATGATGACGTCGCTCGGGACGTGGAGATTGGTGATGCCTTTGTCGGAGTTGACATACGCGAGGGCGGGGCCGCTGGCGTAGGCGGCCTGGATGTCGGCTTCGATGGCGGACTTCTGGTCGGCGGGGAGTTTTTCGATTTTGGCGAGGAGGTCGCCGAAGCCGTTGTTCAGGTCGACGCCGAGTTGGGCGAAGGTGGCGGCGTGTCTGGCGAGGAGGTCTTTGAAGAAGACGCGGACGACGTGGCCGAAGAGGATGGGGTCGGAGACCTTCATCATCGTGGCTTTGAGGTGGACGGAGAAGAGGATGCCTTCGGCCTTGGCGCGGGCGACTTGTTGTTCGAGGAAGGCGAGGAGGGCGGTCTTGGAGATCTTGGTGGCGTCGAGGATTTCGCCGGCTTTGAGCGGGGTCTTTTCCTTGAGGACTTTGACGGCGCCGTCGGTGCCCACGAACTCGATACGGACATCGGTCGCGGTGGGGACGGTGACGGACTTCTCGTTGGAGAAGAAGTCGTCCTTGCCCATGGTGGCGACGGCGGTCTTCGAGGAGGAGGACCAGGCGCCCATGGAGTGGGGGTGTTTTTTGGCGTAGGCTTTGACGGCGCCGGGGGCGCGGCGGTCGGAGTTGCCTTCGCGGAGGACGGGGTTCACGGCGGAGCCGAGGACTTTCGTGTAGCGGGCTTTGGCGTCTTTCTCGGCGTCGGTCGTGGGGACTTCGGGGAAATCGGGGAGGGCGTGGCCTTTGGCCTGGAGCTCGGCGATGGCGGCTTTGAGCTGGGGGATGGAGGCGGAGATGTTGGGGAGTTTGATGATGTTGGCCTCGGGCTTGAGGGTGAGGGCACCGAGTTCGGCGAGGGTGTCGGGGGCTTTGTCGAAGGCGGCGAGGATGCGGGCGGCGACGGAGATGTCGCGGGTCTCGACGGCGATGCCGGCGTGTTTCGTGAAGGCCTGCACGATCGGCAGGAAGGAATAGGTGGCGAGCGCGGGGGCTTCGTCAGTGATCGTGTAGAGGATGGTGGGCTTCACGGCGGACATGTGGGTGGGCGTGTGGTTGGGACTAATTAAAAGGGCGGAAAGCTAAGGAGGGGCGGGCGGGGAGGGTCAAAGGCAATTCCGGCGGTGGGCGGAGGCAGTGTGTGGTATCATGCGGGATGGTGGGCGTGAGGAAGCGGGGCTAATGGGGAGAGAAGAGCGAATGGTGAAGGGTGGGGCGGAGGTGGTGCTGGTTGAGTGCGGGTGCGGGTGAGCGTGGGCGCAGGAGGCCGGGATGTTTTTAATTCGCGCTTCCGTCGGGCGGGCGGGTCGTGCTTGTTAGCGGGCTTTCATGGCCAAGGTGCGTCTTCTTTCCGATCGGGTCGCCAATCAAATCGCCGCGGGCGAGGTGATTGAGCGTCCGGCTGCGGTAGTGAAGGAGCTCGTGGAGAATGCGCTCGATGCGGGGGCGACGCGGGTGGAAGTGGAGTTTCGTCACGGCGGGCGCTCGCTGATGCGCATCGAGGACAACGGGCATGGGATGTCGAAGGACGATGCGCTGATGGCGCTGGAGCGTCATGCGACGAGCAAGATTGAGGAGGCGGATGATCTAAACCGGCTGGCGAGTTTTGGATTTCGCGGGGAGGCGCTGCCGTCGATCGCGAGTGTGTCGCGCTTCGAGCTGCAGACGCGCGAGGCGGGCTCGGATGTGGGGACGGAGATTTTGGTGAATGGCGGGAAGTTCGTGCATGTGCGCGAGTGCGGGCGTCCGGTGGGGACGCGGATCGAGGTGACACATCTGTTCAACTCGGTGCCGGCGCGGCGGAAGTTTTTGAAGACGGATGCGACGGAGGCGGCGCATATCATCCAGGGCGTGCGGCTGTACGCGCTGGCGTTTCCCGGGGTGGCGTTTTCGCTGATCGAGGACGGGCGGGTGATTTTCAAATCGCCGCAGTGCGCGACGCTGGCCGAGCGGGTGACGGAGATTTTTGGCAGGCAGGTCGGCGAGGGATTGGTGCCGCTCGATGCGAGCGAGCAGGGGATGAAGGTGTCGGGATTGATCGGGCGGCCGGGGCAGGGGCGGTCGACGCGGCATGAGATGATCGTATTCATCAATCAACGTCCGGTGGACAGCCGGACGCTGAACTATGCGTTGATCGAGAGTTATCACGAGTCTCTGCCGAAAGGGCGTTATCCGTCGGCGTTCGTTTTCTTCGAGATCGATCCGGCGGCGGTGGACGTGAATGTGCATCCGGCGAAGCGCGAAGTGCGTTTTCGGAGTGAGTCGCAGGTGCGGTCGTTTGTGATTCGGAGCGTGCTGGCGCGGTTGCGGGAGCTGAGTGCGGAGGCATCGGCGCAGCAGGTGAATGTGGTGAGCCTGGCGGGGAACGGGGAAGTGGTGAGGCCGGCGATGTCGACGGCTGTGGAGACGGTGAAGGCGTCAAGCGCGGAGCCGGGCGCGGGATTGAGCGTGAGTGGAGGTGAAAGCGGGAAGGCGTTGGTGGCACCAGTGCCGGCGTTTGCGCCGCAGGTGAGTGTGCGGGATTTGCGGCCGGTGGTGACTG from Nibricoccus aquaticus includes:
- the mutL gene encoding DNA mismatch repair endonuclease MutL, yielding MAKVRLLSDRVANQIAAGEVIERPAAVVKELVENALDAGATRVEVEFRHGGRSLMRIEDNGHGMSKDDALMALERHATSKIEEADDLNRLASFGFRGEALPSIASVSRFELQTREAGSDVGTEILVNGGKFVHVRECGRPVGTRIEVTHLFNSVPARRKFLKTDATEAAHIIQGVRLYALAFPGVAFSLIEDGRVIFKSPQCATLAERVTEIFGRQVGEGLVPLDASEQGMKVSGLIGRPGQGRSTRHEMIVFINQRPVDSRTLNYALIESYHESLPKGRYPSAFVFFEIDPAAVDVNVHPAKREVRFRSESQVRSFVIRSVLARLRELSAEASAQQVNVVSLAGNGEVVRPAMSTAVETVKASSAEPGAGLSVSGGESGKALVAPVPAFAPQVSVRDLRPVVTAGVFAAQPVVAVPQVAAGNSAAVTPTVPVGKSRAWRYLGLAHGSYALFETAAGLVLLDRRAAHERIWFERLQAQFRAGETPVQRLLFAVPLELDPVATALMIDRLAFFNGHGFEIAEFGRGFFRIESVPAWMEPADAEPFVRDLLGALRDGRMQDKNVDVARDELARLAVTKAIRLPDTTSESEMQSLVAQLFACETPLTSPAGRPTQIELGHGELARRFQK
- a CDS encoding NADP-dependent isocitrate dehydrogenase is translated as MSAVKPTILYTITDEAPALATYSFLPIVQAFTKHAGIAVETRDISVAARILAAFDKAPDTLAELGALTLKPEANIIKLPNISASIPQLKAAIAELQAKGHALPDFPEVPTTDAEKDAKARYTKVLGSAVNPVLREGNSDRRAPGAVKAYAKKHPHSMGAWSSSSKTAVATMGKDDFFSNEKSVTVPTATDVRIEFVGTDGAVKVLKEKTPLKAGEILDATKISKTALLAFLEQQVARAKAEGILFSVHLKATMMKVSDPILFGHVVRVFFKDLLARHAATFAQLGVDLNNGFGDLLAKIEKLPADQKSAIEADIQAAYASGPALAYVNSDKGITNLHVPSDVIIDASMPAMIRTSGQMWNKAGKQQDTLCVIPDSCYAGVYDTTIEFCKKNGALDPKTMGSVPNVGLMAQAAEEYGSHNKTFVAPAKGTIRVTDSSGKLLLEHAVDEGDIWRACQTKDAPVQDWVKLAVNRARLSNTPAIFWLDKARAHDAQIIAKVEKYLAQHDTTGLDISILPPAAACQKTLERIVKGQDTISVTGNVLRDYLTDLFPILEVGTSAKMLSIVPLMNGGGLFETGAGGSAPKHVQQFTEENFLRWDSLGEFFALAASFEHLGITQNHAKAKVLAETLDEANGKFLENDKSPARKVGAGIDNRGSHFYLALYWAQSLAAQSKDAELKKLFTPIAEKLTSYEKQIVAEMIAVQGKPADIGGYYRPDDAKASAALRPSPTLNAILAAL